The window GGCCATCCTGAAACACGCGTCCCAGACCTTCCGCGAACACGGCGGCAGCGTGGGAATCAACGACCTCATGAACACGCTCGGCCTTACCCGGGGCGGCTTCTATCGCCATTTCGACAGCAAAGACCACCTCTTCATCGAAGCGGCTGCCCTGGGCCTCGACGAGATGGCGCAGCGCCTGACCGAGGCCGCCAGCACCGCCGAGCCGGGCAGGCAACTCGAAGCGATCATCACCACCTACCTGAGTCCCGAGCACCTGCACCACCCCGAGGCGTGGTGCGTGCTGGCCGTGCTGGCCCCCGAAATCGCCCGCCTCCCGCTGGCCGTCCGCGAGCAGCTGGACGCCGCCATGCAGCGCTACATCGGCGCGTTGTCGCCGTACATGCCGGGTGACACGGCGCAGGAGCGCAGCGCCCAGTTCATGTTGCTGTTTTCCGGCATGGCGGGCGCGATCTCCATGC is drawn from Deinococcus ruber and contains these coding sequences:
- a CDS encoding TetR/AcrR family transcriptional regulator, which gives rise to MPKRSVADTATTHQAILKHASQTFREHGGSVGINDLMNTLGLTRGGFYRHFDSKDHLFIEAAALGLDEMAQRLTEAASTAEPGRQLEAIITTYLSPEHLHHPEAWCVLAVLAPEIARLPLAVREQLDAAMQRYIGALSPYMPGDTAQERSAQFMLLFSGMAGAISMLRVLGDDETRRQMLNVTRTHYLQWFTRVPEHTSSTQS